DNA from Acidobacteriota bacterium:
GGCCCATCGCCTGGGCCACTCCTTCCCGGGGCTCCTGGCCGCGGCCCTCTCGGCGACGGCCTTGATCCTGGCCTGGCTCACTCTTCCCGAGACCTGGCCCCCCGAGCGCCGCGCCCGAGCGCCGGTCTCAGATAAGGGATGGTTCAAGCTGAGGCAGTTGGAAGCCGCCCTGCGCCACCCCCAGGTCGGCCTCCTCCTGGTGCTGTTCTTCCTCTCCACCTTCGCCTTCGCGAACTTCGAGTCCACCTTCGCCCTGCTCCTGCTGGAGCGGTTCGGGCTGTCCATGATCCAGGTCACCTACCTGTTCGTGTTCATCGGCGTCCTGGCCGCCCTGGTGCAGGGTGGGCTGATCGGGAGGCTCTCCCGGAGGTTCGGGGAGCGCAAGTTGATCCTCTCCGGCGCCGCCCTCCTCCTCCCCGCGTACCTCGCCCTGGTGGGGGTGGCCTCCCTTCCCGCCCTCCTCGGACTCCTGCCGATTCTCGCCCTGGGAGCGGGCCTCGTGGGTCCGGCCCTCTCCTCCCTCGTGTCCCGCCTGTCGGCCGAGGACGAGCAGGGGGGAATCCTCGGGGTGTACCAGTCCATGGCGTCCCTGGCCCGGATTCTCGGCCCCTTCTGGGGGGTGTACGCCTTCACCCGCCTGGGAAGCGCGGCCCCTTACTGGACCGCCGCGGGGACGGCCGTGGTGGTGTTGCTCCTGGCCTTCGTTCTCTGGGCCAGGCCGGGCGATTCGGCCTGAACCGCCCTCACGGCCCCTCCAAACGCGAAGGCCCCCCCGAAGGAGGGCCCCATTGGCGCAGGCGGAACCTCCCTACTCCTCCAAGTTGAATTCCTGGAACTCGAAGAAATACCCCGTTCGAGTCAGGACGTCCGTTTCGGCCTGGACGATGGCCGTGTGGCCGTCCTCGATCTCCAGGAAGCGCTGGTACATCGCCCTGGCCCGGGGGTCCTCCAGGGAGGCCACGAGGCCCTTGTAGAAGCGGCTGACCTCCTCCTCGAGCTGGAGGGCGGTGAAGAGCCTTCGGTAGTCGTCCTGGTAGTCGCGGGACCCT
Protein-coding regions in this window:
- a CDS encoding MFS transporter; translated protein: MKARSPLALVFLIVFIDLMGFGIVIPLLPLYGEAYHPTPVAFGFMMASYSLMQFLFAPVMGRISDRCGRRPVLLLSLAGTVAGYLLFALQDSFAMLVAARVAGGIMGANVATAQAVIADITGPEDRARGMGLIGAAFGLGFILGPALGGTAHRLGHSFPGLLAAALSATALILAWLTLPETWPPERRARAPVSDKGWFKLRQLEAALRHPQVGLLLVLFFLSTFAFANFESTFALLLLERFGLSMIQVTYLFVFIGVLAALVQGGLIGRLSRRFGERKLILSGAALLLPAYLALVGVASLPALLGLLPILALGAGLVGPALSSLVSRLSAEDEQGGILGVYQSMASLARILGPFWGVYAFTRLGSAAPYWTAAGTAVVVLLLAFVLWARPGDSA